From one Paeniglutamicibacter psychrophenolicus genomic stretch:
- a CDS encoding APC family permease, giving the protein MDEQASAPATGTLRRSISLGQLIFFGLVFIGPAAAVGIFGTLDAKTSGAVATVYIIATLVMGFTALSYMRMSREIPRAGAVFAYAGAGIGPRAGYVSGWMILLDYLLIPSVAYMFTGIALNSLFPAIPIWAFVAVAVVATTALNLAGVQLASKVITGVVLLEVLILLVVLVCGAWVLATHGATRPWLSPFTGIGDFSTTAVLAAVSIAVLSFLGFDALATFAEEAKGGARMVGRATMLCLVIAGVLFVAQSYVGALLSPTTPAELAANPGLEGAAYYNAVATGIGPWLHWLLALSKAAGAAFAAMVGQGAGSRIIMDMARERRLPGSLAKVSVRTGVPVRSILLTASGNIVVALWAATRGDGLDILSSAVNVGALSAFIMLHASVIGYFLIKKLAPGPGNWFLHGVVPAIGAALLVVVLASATPLALGVGLGWFVLGLVVAALMYRRRTGVETVA; this is encoded by the coding sequence ATGGACGAACAGGCATCCGCACCGGCAACCGGAACATTGCGGCGCAGCATCTCGCTGGGCCAGCTCATTTTCTTCGGGCTCGTCTTCATCGGGCCCGCGGCCGCCGTGGGGATCTTCGGCACCCTGGACGCGAAGACGTCCGGCGCGGTGGCCACGGTGTACATCATTGCCACCCTGGTCATGGGTTTCACCGCTCTCAGCTACATGCGGATGTCCCGGGAGATCCCGCGGGCCGGTGCGGTCTTTGCCTACGCGGGTGCGGGCATCGGCCCGCGGGCCGGATATGTTTCCGGCTGGATGATCCTGCTGGACTACCTGCTCATTCCCTCCGTCGCCTACATGTTCACGGGGATCGCCCTGAATTCCCTGTTCCCGGCCATCCCCATCTGGGCCTTCGTGGCGGTGGCCGTTGTTGCCACCACGGCGCTGAACCTCGCGGGAGTGCAGCTCGCCTCCAAGGTGATCACCGGCGTCGTCCTGCTCGAGGTGCTCATCCTGTTGGTGGTGCTGGTGTGCGGTGCCTGGGTCTTGGCGACCCACGGGGCAACGCGGCCGTGGCTCAGTCCCTTCACAGGCATCGGCGACTTCTCGACCACCGCAGTGCTGGCGGCGGTGTCCATTGCCGTCCTGTCGTTCCTCGGCTTCGATGCGCTGGCCACCTTCGCCGAGGAGGCCAAAGGCGGTGCCAGGATGGTTGGCCGGGCGACCATGCTGTGTTTGGTCATCGCCGGTGTGCTGTTCGTGGCGCAAAGCTATGTCGGGGCGCTGCTCTCCCCCACCACCCCGGCCGAGCTCGCCGCCAACCCGGGGCTCGAAGGTGCCGCCTACTACAACGCCGTCGCCACCGGCATCGGGCCGTGGCTGCATTGGCTGCTGGCCCTGTCCAAGGCCGCCGGTGCGGCTTTCGCCGCCATGGTGGGGCAAGGAGCGGGCAGCCGCATCATCATGGACATGGCCCGCGAACGACGGCTTCCCGGATCCCTGGCCAAGGTGTCGGTACGGACTGGGGTGCCGGTGCGCAGCATCCTGCTCACCGCCTCCGGCAACATCGTCGTGGCCCTCTGGGCGGCCACCCGCGGCGACGGCCTGGATATCCTCAGCTCGGCCGTCAACGTCGGGGCTTTGAGCGCATTCATCATGCTGCACGCCTCGGTCATCGGATATTTCCTGATCAAGAAGCTGGCTCCCGGGCCGGGAAACTGGTTCCTGCACGGGGTGGTGCCAGCCATCGGGGCCGCATTGCTGGTGGTGGTCCTGGCGTCCGCCACGCCCCTTGCCCTGGGAGTGGGGCTCGGGTGGTTTGTGCTGGGTCTCGTGGTGGCCGCGCTCATGTACCGGCGGCGGACCGGCGTTGAAACCGTCGCGTGA
- a CDS encoding gamma carbonic anhydrase family protein: MAHIITIDSVTPSVDPTAFVAPTATLSGDVSLGANASAFYGVSARGDSDTITVKEGTNLQDNVVLHADTGFPCTIGERVSVGHSAVVHGATVGNDCLIGMSATIMNGAVIGENSLVAAGALVLEGTQVPPRSLVAGVPAKVRRELSDEEVESLKENAAHYLVLAAKHREANAAR, translated from the coding sequence ATGGCCCACATCATCACCATTGATTCAGTAACCCCGTCCGTCGATCCCACCGCTTTCGTGGCACCAACCGCAACGCTTTCCGGGGACGTGTCCCTGGGTGCGAACGCCAGCGCCTTCTACGGCGTCTCGGCCCGCGGTGACTCCGACACCATCACCGTCAAGGAGGGCACCAACCTCCAGGACAACGTGGTGCTGCACGCCGACACAGGTTTCCCCTGCACCATCGGCGAGCGCGTTTCGGTGGGCCACTCGGCCGTGGTCCACGGGGCCACCGTGGGCAACGACTGCCTCATCGGCATGAGCGCGACCATCATGAACGGTGCGGTCATCGGGGAAAATTCCCTGGTTGCCGCCGGCGCCCTGGTGCTCGAGGGCACCCAGGTACCGCCGCGCTCGCTGGTTGCTGGCGTCCCGGCCAAGGTGCGCCGCGAGCTCAGCGACGAGGAAGTCGAATCCCTGAAGGAAAACGCCGCCCACTACCTGGTGCTGGCGGCCAAGCACCGTGAGGCAAACGCCGCACGTTAG
- a CDS encoding Gfo/Idh/MocA family protein gives MVRYIQAPPAAHSSAPSPIRATGRSLNWGIVSTGRIVENVIADLQSLEDANVIAVSSRSEERARAFADEHDIEWAYGSYEAMFAEPEIEAVYIGTPHGQHFEIAMAALRAGKNVVCEKSLTINAAEARALVAEAEERDLFLMEAVWSRFTPVFARAMEILESGELGEPSWVQADLGFLAPYDPTWRLYDPEAGGGALLDMGVYPLTWAIGAMGFPTSVQASSDLNDDGVDIQTAITLGYSGVRHAQLMVSLTSSPTKEARVACTGGWLGTNAPLHNPTKLFIHPVNGPARTEVFEPVGANYTYEFREATRCIQEGLNESPTMPWEHSVNTMAMFDGIRHQLGIRYPNDAYVK, from the coding sequence ATGGTTCGTTACATCCAGGCACCACCCGCCGCCCATTCAAGCGCCCCCTCACCAATCAGGGCCACGGGCCGCTCGCTGAACTGGGGCATTGTCTCCACCGGGCGCATTGTTGAAAATGTCATTGCAGACCTCCAGTCCCTGGAGGACGCCAACGTCATTGCGGTGTCATCCCGCAGCGAGGAACGCGCCCGCGCGTTCGCCGACGAGCATGACATCGAATGGGCCTACGGCTCCTACGAAGCCATGTTTGCCGAGCCGGAGATCGAGGCCGTCTACATCGGCACCCCGCACGGGCAGCACTTCGAGATCGCCATGGCCGCGTTGCGGGCCGGCAAGAACGTGGTGTGCGAGAAGTCCTTGACCATCAACGCCGCCGAGGCCCGCGCCCTGGTCGCCGAGGCCGAGGAACGCGACCTTTTCTTGATGGAAGCCGTATGGTCTCGCTTCACCCCGGTATTCGCCCGGGCCATGGAGATCCTGGAGTCCGGTGAGCTCGGCGAGCCGTCCTGGGTCCAGGCGGACCTGGGATTCCTGGCACCCTACGACCCGACCTGGCGCCTGTATGACCCGGAGGCCGGCGGCGGCGCACTGCTGGACATGGGGGTCTACCCCCTCACCTGGGCCATCGGGGCCATGGGCTTCCCGACCTCGGTGCAGGCCAGCAGCGACCTCAACGACGACGGAGTGGACATCCAGACCGCCATCACCCTGGGTTACTCCGGGGTGCGCCACGCGCAGCTGATGGTTTCACTGACCAGCTCACCGACCAAGGAAGCACGGGTGGCTTGCACCGGTGGCTGGCTGGGCACCAACGCCCCGCTGCACAACCCCACCAAGCTCTTCATCCACCCGGTCAACGGACCGGCACGGACCGAGGTCTTTGAACCGGTGGGCGCGAACTACACCTACGAGTTCCGCGAAGCGACCCGCTGCATCCAGGAGGGCTTGAACGAGTCCCCCACCATGCCGTGGGAGCACTCGGTGAACACCATGGCGATGTTCGACGGGATCCGCCACCAGCTGGGGATCCGCTACCCGAACGATGCCTACGTGAAGTAG
- a CDS encoding FAD-dependent oxidoreductase, protein MTTAANSERPEGEPVSLWVATGGTTDYPPLRGDVEVDVAVIGGGIAGLAAALALKRAGRSVAVVEAARVGTGVTGHTTGKVTSLQRLAYTGLRESHGVDTARAYGQANEAALRHISAVVEAEGIDCDFRRVANYTYAESDDALAKVHAEAELAKELGLPATFTTEVPLPFETKGAVRFDGQAQLHAVKYLQGLARAVQGEGSFVFEQSRAADIQEGSPCVVTLEDGSIRANDVIVATNVPFGDHGRFDERCYAHRSYLVAGLIDSAPLDATFISVDEPMRSILTVAVDGKNYMLAGGEGHRASEPGDSAERYRRLATFTREKLGAASIAYRWSTQDGIPIDGLPYVGPMSPEARHLYVITGLRKWGLTNGTAAALILTDAILGRDNPWAAMFNSNRTLPEGTKEASAGRDPVAADAGPAAEQAGIRSSEELAPGQGGVIEAGDSSTAVYKDTRGVVHAVSAICTHQGCTVEFNPADTTWDCPCHGSRFTTDGTVIQGPAIKPLPARTVP, encoded by the coding sequence GTGACCACCGCAGCGAACAGTGAACGGCCCGAAGGCGAACCCGTCTCCCTCTGGGTGGCCACCGGCGGTACCACCGATTATCCGCCCCTGCGCGGGGACGTGGAGGTGGACGTCGCGGTGATCGGCGGAGGCATCGCCGGGTTGGCCGCGGCACTGGCCCTCAAGCGCGCCGGCCGGAGCGTTGCGGTCGTTGAGGCCGCCCGCGTGGGAACCGGGGTCACCGGCCACACCACCGGCAAGGTCACCTCCTTGCAGCGGCTTGCCTACACGGGACTGCGCGAGAGCCACGGGGTCGACACCGCCCGCGCCTACGGCCAGGCCAACGAGGCGGCGCTGCGCCACATCTCCGCGGTGGTGGAAGCCGAAGGCATTGACTGCGATTTCCGCCGCGTCGCCAACTACACCTACGCCGAATCGGACGACGCGCTGGCCAAGGTGCATGCCGAGGCGGAGCTGGCCAAAGAACTGGGCCTTCCCGCCACGTTCACCACCGAGGTCCCGCTGCCCTTCGAGACCAAGGGCGCGGTGCGGTTTGACGGGCAGGCGCAGCTCCATGCCGTGAAGTACCTGCAGGGCCTGGCCCGGGCGGTGCAGGGGGAGGGCAGCTTTGTCTTTGAGCAGTCGCGTGCCGCGGACATCCAGGAAGGTTCCCCGTGCGTTGTTACCCTGGAGGACGGCAGCATCAGGGCAAACGACGTCATCGTCGCGACCAACGTGCCCTTCGGCGACCACGGCCGTTTCGATGAGCGGTGTTACGCCCACCGTTCCTACCTTGTCGCCGGACTTATCGACTCCGCACCGCTGGATGCGACATTCATCAGCGTAGATGAACCCATGCGTTCCATCCTGACGGTCGCCGTGGACGGCAAGAACTACATGCTCGCCGGAGGGGAGGGCCACCGGGCCTCGGAACCGGGGGACTCGGCCGAGCGGTACCGCCGGCTGGCCACGTTCACCCGCGAGAAGCTCGGAGCGGCAAGCATCGCCTACCGGTGGTCGACTCAGGACGGCATCCCCATCGACGGACTGCCCTATGTCGGTCCCATGTCACCCGAGGCCCGGCACCTCTACGTCATCACCGGGCTGCGCAAGTGGGGGCTGACCAACGGGACGGCCGCGGCATTGATCCTCACCGATGCCATCCTGGGCCGGGACAATCCGTGGGCGGCGATGTTCAACAGCAACCGCACCCTCCCCGAGGGCACCAAGGAAGCCTCCGCCGGGCGGGACCCCGTGGCAGCTGATGCCGGACCTGCTGCGGAACAGGCCGGCATCCGCAGCAGCGAAGAGCTGGCACCCGGGCAGGGCGGGGTCATCGAGGCAGGGGACTCCAGCACCGCCGTCTACAAGGACACCCGTGGCGTCGTCCACGCGGTCTCGGCCATCTGCACCCACCAGGGGTGCACCGTGGAATTCAACCCCGCAGACACCACCTGGGACTGCCCCTGCCACGGCTCCCGCTTCACCACCGACGGAACCGTCATCCAAGGCCCGGCGATCAAGCCGCTTCCGGCCCGGACCGTACCCTGA
- a CDS encoding type II toxin-antitoxin system Y4mF family antitoxin has product MKRRFLATVDAVAQAVREGRKDKGWTQAQLATNSGVGRRFIVELEAGHMRAELGKVLAVLEALDIHAVALPSIPSGKRLEDVDLEQVVKRFG; this is encoded by the coding sequence ATGAAAAGGCGCTTTTTGGCAACAGTTGATGCGGTCGCCCAAGCCGTTCGCGAGGGCCGCAAGGACAAAGGCTGGACCCAGGCGCAACTCGCCACCAACTCCGGCGTTGGTCGGCGCTTCATCGTGGAATTGGAAGCCGGACACATGCGTGCTGAGCTCGGCAAGGTCCTGGCGGTTCTTGAAGCCTTGGACATCCATGCAGTGGCGCTCCCATCAATCCCCAGCGGGAAACGCCTCGAAGACGTAGACCTGGAACAGGTGGTAAAGCGCTTTGGCTGA
- a CDS encoding HipA domain-containing protein encodes MAELYAFFGRTPIGLFHQFGGRITFEYAPGYTGTPLSLSLLPNAVHAPEAALAYLDNLLPDHTETRERWARARSLSSADPFTLLSAYGEDVAGAVSLSSDPGLPQREAEPLIEATQDDIAERIASLRINDSSWSDPRVKPRMSLAGMQGKFTLTKIGNRWFWPTYETPSTHILKPPSKKHRSIERFESLGLELARAVGIEASRAETVEFLGQPTFIVERWDREPGLRLPAEDLNQSLGRRTSEKYGVRASEVARLLARFGMEKRFVRQLAFNVAFGNSDAHAKNYSVLLAGEQVQLAPLYDTVPVHFWPEFENTFAMSVGSAQHPAELVEDNWRTFAKDSGLDGDMVCHEAFTVMSRVAERYEDIFGEGGTDQARMLKLAKHVKVLRRAIPPQPPQ; translated from the coding sequence TTGGCTGAGCTCTACGCCTTCTTTGGCAGGACACCCATAGGGCTGTTCCACCAATTTGGCGGGCGAATCACCTTTGAGTACGCCCCCGGGTACACTGGAACGCCGCTGTCCCTATCCCTGCTGCCGAATGCCGTGCATGCCCCCGAAGCAGCCCTCGCCTACCTGGACAATTTGCTACCGGACCACACGGAAACCCGGGAACGTTGGGCCCGCGCGCGGAGCCTTTCCAGCGCGGACCCCTTCACGCTCCTATCTGCATACGGCGAAGACGTGGCCGGCGCAGTGTCGCTTTCTTCAGATCCCGGCCTGCCGCAGCGCGAAGCGGAACCATTGATCGAGGCCACCCAGGACGATATCGCCGAGCGCATCGCCTCGCTGCGCATCAATGACTCAAGCTGGTCCGACCCACGAGTAAAGCCCCGCATGTCCCTGGCAGGAATGCAGGGTAAGTTCACCTTAACGAAGATCGGCAACCGCTGGTTTTGGCCAACCTACGAAACCCCGTCGACACATATACTCAAACCCCCCTCGAAAAAACACCGTTCGATTGAACGGTTCGAAAGCTTGGGGCTCGAGTTGGCCAGAGCGGTGGGTATCGAGGCATCCCGTGCTGAAACGGTGGAGTTCTTGGGGCAACCAACGTTCATTGTCGAGCGATGGGACAGAGAACCTGGCCTCAGGCTACCGGCAGAGGACCTCAATCAATCCCTGGGGCGCCGCACCTCGGAAAAGTACGGTGTCCGGGCCTCCGAGGTTGCTCGCCTGCTTGCACGTTTTGGCATGGAAAAGCGCTTCGTTCGCCAACTGGCGTTCAACGTCGCCTTCGGGAATTCCGATGCACATGCGAAAAACTACTCGGTGCTTCTTGCCGGAGAGCAAGTACAGCTGGCTCCCCTTTACGACACCGTTCCTGTGCATTTCTGGCCGGAGTTCGAGAATACTTTTGCCATGTCCGTGGGTTCCGCTCAGCACCCGGCAGAACTGGTCGAGGACAATTGGAGGACCTTTGCCAAGGACTCGGGACTCGATGGGGACATGGTTTGCCACGAGGCGTTCACCGTCATGTCCAGGGTGGCCGAACGATATGAGGACATCTTTGGCGAAGGTGGCACCGATCAGGCCCGCATGCTGAAGCTTGCGAAGCATGTGAAGGTACTTCGCCGCGCCATCCCCCCACAACCTCCTCAATAA
- a CDS encoding IS1380 family transposase yields MLNDTRVFPAVPATLTGQSLVSHAGLNVLTSFLDATGFGALCEDRLSQFVPEQAIHRPGGILGPLAVMLAGGGEHVTDLDTLRDSPGLFGPTPSNATVSRFVARAAESPEAYAHGFATLTKALRSRIWEASGPRNPAILATRLDPLIIDLDATLVNSHSEKEWAAGDFKGGFGHAPFVASLDYGRSNGNGEVLVAELRAGNKGANSATDHIRVLDKALDQLPDAMRDQQGELAAEKILVRTDSAGASREFLHHLHDRGLQFSTSYALPVPNERFIHWINDKTLWERVVEQDGYERRDAWVIDATQVIKLKDYPPGTRLYLRAEPLHPGAQASLFDVDGHRVTAFLTNAPRWNVAFLDARHRARGRCENRIKTLKNSGMGKLPFFGISANQLWTDLAVLAMNLVAWMPLAILPAGHDAGSWDMKRWRYRLFSIAGKIISSARRKRLLIPQSAPESPLLIALLDGTARLRQRWRQGHLAA; encoded by the coding sequence ATGCTTAACGATACCCGTGTTTTCCCCGCCGTTCCCGCAACCCTGACCGGCCAGTCGCTGGTCTCCCACGCCGGGCTGAACGTGCTCACCTCCTTCCTGGACGCGACCGGCTTCGGTGCCCTGTGCGAGGACCGGCTCTCCCAGTTCGTCCCCGAACAGGCCATCCACCGGCCCGGCGGGATCCTGGGCCCGCTGGCGGTGATGCTCGCCGGTGGCGGGGAACACGTCACTGACCTCGACACCCTGCGCGACAGCCCCGGCTTGTTCGGCCCGACGCCCTCGAACGCGACCGTGTCCAGGTTCGTGGCGCGTGCCGCCGAATCACCGGAGGCCTACGCCCACGGCTTCGCCACCCTCACCAAGGCCCTGCGCTCCAGGATCTGGGAAGCCTCCGGCCCACGGAACCCCGCCATCCTGGCCACTAGGCTGGACCCGCTGATCATCGATCTGGACGCGACCCTGGTGAATTCCCACTCCGAGAAGGAATGGGCCGCAGGCGACTTCAAGGGCGGGTTCGGTCACGCCCCCTTCGTCGCCAGCCTCGACTACGGCAGGAGCAACGGCAACGGCGAGGTCCTTGTCGCGGAACTGCGGGCCGGCAACAAGGGCGCTAACTCGGCAACGGACCACATCCGCGTGCTCGACAAGGCCCTGGACCAGCTCCCCGATGCGATGCGCGACCAGCAGGGGGAACTGGCCGCCGAGAAGATCCTGGTGCGCACCGACAGCGCCGGGGCCAGCCGCGAGTTCCTGCACCACCTGCACGACAGGGGGCTGCAGTTCTCCACCTCCTACGCCCTGCCGGTCCCCAACGAGCGGTTCATCCACTGGATCAACGACAAGACCCTGTGGGAGCGGGTCGTGGAGCAGGACGGGTACGAACGCCGCGACGCCTGGGTCATCGACGCAACCCAGGTCATAAAACTGAAGGATTACCCGCCAGGAACGCGCCTGTACCTCCGTGCCGAGCCGTTGCATCCCGGGGCGCAGGCCAGCCTGTTCGACGTGGACGGGCACCGGGTGACCGCGTTCCTCACCAACGCCCCGCGCTGGAACGTGGCGTTCCTCGACGCCCGGCACCGGGCCCGCGGGCGGTGCGAAAACCGCATCAAGACGCTCAAGAACAGCGGTATGGGGAAGCTGCCCTTCTTCGGGATCTCGGCGAACCAGCTGTGGACTGACCTCGCGGTGCTCGCCATGAACCTCGTGGCGTGGATGCCGTTGGCGATCCTGCCCGCCGGGCATGACGCCGGTTCCTGGGACATGAAACGCTGGCGCTACCGGTTGTTTTCGATCGCCGGGAAAATCATCAGCAGCGCGCGGCGGAAACGGCTGCTGATCCCGCAATCCGCACCCGAATCGCCGCTGCTGATCGCGCTCCTGGATGGGACCGCCCGTCTGCGCCAGCGCTGGCGGCAGGGGCACCTCGCGGCATAA
- a CDS encoding ImmA/IrrE family metallo-endopeptidase, whose amino-acid sequence MSTPDYIVSTGDHLDEWMEDEGINAAELARRLGVTPKHVSELLSGKAPLRPALALGLERVTNIAARIWNLYESGYRSDLARVSEAYELAAQYECAKAFPLAYLRKWKFITAPARDRVGTVSQLLSLLGIADLDAFDATWVHGKVAYRKATLGNDKTRELATWLALGERHFPRNDLPEYNKSGLQTLLPQLRALTAAPDPVAAVDEATILLGQVGIAMCLIPPIPGFGVHGATRWIAGHPLVQLSVRGKKDDQLWFTLFHELGHVLLHGDKRVFVQGARDTAETEADAFASRTLIPAAFQDRLPRSRNIAAVRGLASELGIAPSIVLGQAQRLTTDYAWGQELKVTLEWGPEAVQGSTHELPDKENSEAPLAD is encoded by the coding sequence ATGAGTACCCCCGATTACATCGTCTCCACCGGTGACCACCTCGACGAGTGGATGGAAGACGAAGGCATCAATGCGGCGGAGCTGGCCCGCCGCCTTGGAGTTACTCCCAAGCACGTCTCCGAACTGCTCTCCGGCAAGGCACCTCTCAGGCCAGCCCTTGCCTTGGGCCTTGAACGCGTGACCAATATCGCGGCCCGGATCTGGAACCTGTATGAGTCCGGTTACCGAAGCGACCTCGCTCGAGTCTCCGAAGCCTACGAGCTTGCTGCGCAATATGAGTGCGCCAAGGCATTCCCTCTCGCGTACCTGCGGAAGTGGAAGTTCATCACAGCCCCGGCCCGTGATCGCGTGGGCACGGTCAGTCAGTTGCTCTCGCTCCTGGGCATTGCAGACCTCGATGCTTTCGACGCCACATGGGTTCACGGCAAGGTGGCCTATCGCAAGGCCACGCTCGGGAACGACAAGACCCGAGAGCTTGCCACCTGGCTGGCTCTCGGTGAGCGGCACTTCCCGCGCAACGATCTTCCGGAATATAACAAGTCCGGGTTGCAGACGTTATTGCCACAACTACGTGCGCTCACCGCTGCACCCGACCCGGTTGCAGCGGTTGACGAAGCCACGATCTTGTTGGGGCAAGTCGGCATCGCGATGTGCTTGATCCCTCCGATCCCGGGGTTCGGAGTGCATGGAGCAACCCGATGGATCGCCGGTCATCCGCTGGTGCAGCTTTCGGTGCGTGGCAAGAAAGATGACCAACTGTGGTTCACGCTCTTCCATGAACTGGGGCATGTGCTGCTGCACGGTGACAAAAGAGTGTTCGTTCAAGGTGCACGCGACACTGCAGAGACCGAAGCCGATGCTTTCGCTTCAAGAACGCTGATCCCTGCTGCGTTCCAAGATCGGCTTCCACGAAGTCGAAATATTGCAGCCGTTCGTGGACTTGCATCCGAGCTGGGTATTGCACCGAGCATCGTCTTGGGGCAAGCGCAGCGTCTCACAACTGATTACGCTTGGGGCCAGGAACTCAAAGTGACTCTGGAATGGGGCCCGGAGGCAGTTCAAGGGTCGACACATGAGTTGCCTGACAAGGAGAACTCCGAAGCTCCCTTGGCTGACTAA
- a CDS encoding type II toxin-antitoxin system RelE/ParE family toxin, whose product MELNYASCELERQCTEASHMQRKLGPDRAKRLKLRLDDLRRAADLSDLLLMGGKWEELKGDRAGQWSGRLTANWRLIIQTEENGRIAVLVVEIVDYH is encoded by the coding sequence ATGGAGTTGAACTATGCGAGTTGCGAGCTTGAGCGCCAATGCACCGAAGCAAGCCACATGCAGCGCAAGCTCGGCCCCGACCGTGCAAAGCGGCTCAAACTACGCCTTGACGACCTTCGAAGGGCCGCGGACCTGTCTGACCTATTGCTCATGGGAGGCAAATGGGAAGAACTCAAAGGAGACCGCGCGGGGCAGTGGTCTGGCAGGCTGACCGCGAATTGGCGGCTTATCATCCAGACCGAGGAAAATGGCCGAATTGCGGTCCTTGTCGTTGAGATCGTTGACTACCACTAG
- a CDS encoding bile acid:sodium symporter family protein, with protein MLTDRNVQPKPGLDAEERSAKIAVTLFPLLVLAGGAFALLSPETFSGFSKAINPLLMVIMFGMGLTLTLPDFALVVRKPLPVLLGVVAQYVIMPLLGLGISMLLQLPPALAAGVILVGCAPGGTASNVVTYLAKGDVALSVTMTSISTLLAPIFTPLLTLWLAGQYLPVDAGSMAKSIVQIVLIPVVLGLVLRVILPRLVAKVLPALPWVSVIAITGVVLIVVAGSAAAIFSAGALILLAVILHNAGGVALGYGTAKLFKQPIATRRTMAIEVGMQNSGLASGLAKTYFTPEAALPGAVFSVWHNLSGAVIAAYWRRSSAKIAEREALDSELVGK; from the coding sequence ATGTTAACTGATCGAAACGTACAACCAAAGCCCGGACTGGATGCCGAAGAGCGCAGCGCCAAGATTGCCGTGACTCTCTTCCCGCTGCTGGTCCTGGCCGGCGGGGCGTTCGCCCTGCTCTCCCCGGAAACCTTCAGCGGATTCTCCAAGGCCATCAACCCCTTGCTCATGGTCATCATGTTCGGCATGGGCCTGACCTTGACGCTTCCCGACTTCGCACTGGTAGTGCGCAAGCCGCTGCCGGTGCTGCTGGGCGTGGTGGCGCAGTACGTGATCATGCCGCTGCTTGGCCTTGGCATCTCGATGCTGCTGCAGCTGCCCCCGGCACTGGCCGCCGGCGTCATCCTGGTTGGTTGCGCACCGGGCGGCACCGCCTCGAACGTGGTGACCTATCTGGCCAAGGGAGACGTCGCGCTCTCGGTGACCATGACCTCGATTTCCACCCTGCTGGCACCCATCTTTACCCCGTTGCTGACACTGTGGCTGGCCGGACAGTACCTGCCGGTTGACGCCGGGTCGATGGCCAAGTCGATCGTGCAGATCGTGCTCATCCCCGTGGTCCTGGGTCTGGTGCTCCGGGTGATCCTGCCGCGCTTGGTCGCCAAGGTGCTCCCGGCCCTTCCCTGGGTCTCGGTCATCGCCATCACCGGAGTGGTGCTCATCGTGGTGGCCGGCAGTGCCGCCGCCATCTTCAGCGCAGGTGCGCTGATCCTGCTGGCCGTCATCCTGCACAATGCCGGCGGTGTGGCCCTGGGCTACGGAACCGCGAAGCTTTTCAAGCAGCCCATCGCCACCCGACGGACCATGGCCATCGAGGTCGGCATGCAGAACTCCGGCCTGGCCTCCGGCTTGGCCAAGACCTACTTCACGCCGGAAGCCGCACTGCCCGGTGCCGTGTTCTCGGTCTGGCACAACCTCTCCGGAGCGGTCATCGCCGCCTACTGGCGCCGCAGCAGCGCCAAGATCGCCGAGCGCGAGGCCCTCGATTCGGAGCTGGTTGGCAAGTAG